The genomic segment TCATTTACCCATTTTCTCACAGCATCCCGTTTTAGCCGTGCTGTTTATGGCGCCGGTAAAGTTTTGGCATTCATACTATTGGGTGCGATTCTTGCCTTAAATAAGAAGCCCGATTTGTTATCACAAAATACTTTTGATCAATTAAAACTTATCACTCAATCTATTGTTTGGATTGTCGTGGTGATGAATTTAATCCGGGGATTACCAGTCTTGTGGGATGGACGCGCTTATTTGTTTGACAAAAAATTTCCCCGTTTGCTCAAAGACGCCGGATAGCTCATGGCCAAATGGGCAGTATTCGACGTTGATGGCACTTTGCTGCCCAAAACGTCGATGGAAAAATGGTTCATAACTTATGCAGTAAAAAGGCGCTTGATACCTCTCAAAAATCTATTCTATTTTTTTCTTCAGCTTTAAATTTTACTTTGAAAGGAAATTGGGTAAACGCGTTTAAAGGGAATAGGCTGTATTTAAAAGATTTACCAGTGGATAGAATAAATAAAACAAGTCTTCTCTTCTTTGAAATAAACATTGTACCTGCTTTATCTGCTGATGGCAAGGAAACAATAGATCGCTACCGCAGTCAAGGGTATAAAATACTGATCATGAGCGGATCGCCGGAATTTCTGACGCTTTCCCTGGAAAATATTTTTCATCCCGAAAAAATAATCTCCACGAATCTGGAAACCAGAGAAGGCAGGTATATCGGCCAAATTTCCGGAATGCATCTTTACGGAAAACACAAAACCCGGATCCTGAAAAACTTACAAACTGAATTGGAGATCGATTTCGAAAAATCGATTGTATTTGCTAATCATCATGCAGATGCAGATCACATGGATTTATTTGGGGAAGCAGTGGCGGTAAATCCCACGCAAAAATTAAAATCTATTGCAGAAGAGAAGAGTTG from the candidate division KSB1 bacterium genome contains:
- a CDS encoding HAD-IB family phosphatase, translated to MVHNLCSKKALDTSQKSILFFSSALNFTLKGNWVNAFKGNRLYLKDLPVDRINKTSLLFFEINIVPALSADGKETIDRYRSQGYKILIMSGSPEFLTLSLENIFHPEKIISTNLETREGRYIGQISGMHLYGKHKTRILKNLQTELEIDFEKSIVFANHHADADHMDLFGEAVAVNPTQKLKSIAEEKSWRIEFWA